A region from the Neurospora crassa OR74A linkage group V, whole genome shotgun sequence genome encodes:
- a CDS encoding fungal specific transcription factor domain-containing protein produces the protein MDHLHGGFQMPMAPPPLLNQPPQIFGGYTEHGIPIQQLPHDLAVAQMFGEHGLLDDTSEAKRRRIARACDMCRKKKIKCDGKLPACTHCINYKTDCVFTQVEKKRSPPKGAKYIEGLENRLGRMEHLLRLSGLLGDDDNGATDLGTLERKLAEKTAQSRQTSQAAASNPTSPSQAASGQDGNNSTPRSSLASPLPEAPRDKEGEKRASIAPEKVDKEETEQEVSALSEMMCSLVTNNNGETRYIGSSSGFSIFSPKGIQWVNEKMGDSSFQQMISDVSVDDHKWTRWKPDIFGDLFRRVIFKELPPKPEAMSLLKDYFENFNCMFPLFHQPTFMHLVERQYSPDPYQGSGWWASLNVALAIAYRLRVMSNLVPQEEDDKAWGYMKNAMAVFSELTMRNTDLLSVQALLGMSLFMQGTPNPQPSFLLIATAIRLSHTIGLHKRGTGFNLNPIEIEQRKRVFWIAYMLDKDLCLRSGRPPAQDDDDMNVDLPDEDPADGIGNIPLADGKGKMNLFRKMVEISIVESKVYKRLYATKATKQSDGELLNTIGELDQELEDWKDSIPIDFRPEHEIKASHTPLILHVVMLHFTYYNCLTTIHRMSIHHGYWTSRLSNFAIQGLNARPLNPRIFSSAALCTSAARASISLLKYIPQGDFSCVWMVLYFPVSALVTLFGNILQNPLDPRARSDAKLMSVVVTFLSMLGHEAETGGVHRMLGICAEFERIAKVVIDKAEKENSSRRKRKMQEQASSRKAASSTTASADHASSFNPNATMTPRPPTAGSAATPQPNSGSVKDHLSPGVQSTRTPQSGHSPFSQSPSPGMTPNGWTDGPTGMEGIDYGNWADLTGFGAIANMNPADFVMDGLADPSAGDPRSIYQQPMLPQDLFSLPVTLDWNWAEMSGGEYPSVENGNFGSDVPHQQ, from the exons GCTTGCGATATGtgcagaaagaagaagatcaagtGTGATGGAAAGCTGCCAGCTTGCACGCACTGCATAAACTACAAGACCGATTGCGTCTTCACCCAagtggaaaagaagagaagtcCTCCCAAGGG TGCCAAGTACATTGAAGGTCTCGAGAATCGGTTAGGCCGCATGGAACATTTGTTGAGACTATCAG GTTTGCTCGGAGACGATGATAACGGAGCCACCGACCTCGGAACGCTTGAAAGGAAGCTCGCGGAGAAGACAGCACAGTCGAGACAAACCTCACAGGCTGCCGCTTCCAACCCTACCTCACCCTCTCAGGCAGCATCGGGACAAGATGGAAACAATTCGACGCCGCGCAGCTCGCTGGCCTCGCCTTTGCCTGAAGCGCCCAGAGATAAAGAGGGGGAGAAGCGGGCCTCGATAGCTCCCGAGAAAGTCGACAAGGAGGAGACAGAACAGGAGGTTTCAGCCCTGTCTGAAATGATGTGCTCCCTCGTCACAAACAACAATGGCGAAACTCGTTACATTG GGTCATCTTCCGGCTTCTCAATTTTTTCTCCCAAGGGCATCCAGTGGGTCAATGAGAAGATGGGTGACAGCTCATTCCAGCAGATGATCTCTGATGTTTCGGTTGACGACCACAAATGGACAAGATGGAAGCCCGACATTTTTGGCGATCTGTTCCGCCGCGTAATTTTCAAAGAGCTACCTCCCAAGCCGGAAGCCATGTCGCTTCTCAAAGACTATTTTGAGAACTTCAACTGCATGTTTCCGTTGTTCCATCAGCCAACATTTATGCATCTGGTCGAAAGACAGTATTCCCCTGACCCGTATCAGGGATCCGGATGGTGGGCAAGCTTGAACGTGGCGCTGGCTATCGCTTACCGTCTGCGGGTGATGAGCAATTTGGTTCCacaggaagaagatgataaGGCTTGGGGTTATATGAAGAATGCCATGGCAGTCTTCTCGGAGCTGACAATGCGCAATACTGACTTACTTAGTGTCCAGGCTCTCCTGGGTATGTCTCTCTTTATGCAGGGCACTCCTAACCCACAGCCGTCGTTCCTTCTCATTGCCACAGCAATTCGCCTTTCACATACTATCGGCCTCCACAAGCGCGGAACCGGCTTCAACCTGAACCCAATCGAGATTGAACAGCGGAAACGGGTATTCTGGATCGCTTATATGTTGGATAAGGACCTTTGCTTACGATCTGGACGGCCGCCCGCGCAAGACGATGATGACATGAACGTTGACCTTCCTGACGAAGATCCCGCCGACGGCATCGGTAACATTCCCCTTGCTGATGGGAAAGGAAAGATGAATCTTTTCAGAAAGATGGTTGAGATCTCCATCGTCGAGAGCAAGGTGTATAAAAGACTATACGCAACGAAGGCCACGAAGCAGTCGGATGGTGAATTGTTGAACACCATTGGAGAGTTGGATCAGGAACTTGAAGACTGGAAAGACAGTATTCCCATCGACTTCCGACCCGAGCATGAAATCAAGGCATCCCATACACCACTGATCCTTCACGTCGTCATGCTGCATTTTACCTACTACAACTGTTTGACAACGATTCATCGTATGTCTATTCACCACGGCTACTGGACTAGTCGCCTGTCAAACTTTGCCATTCAAGGCCTCAATGCCAGGCCTTTGAACCCCAGAATCTTCTCTTCAGCAGCACTGTGTACATCAGCCGCAAGAGCCTCGATTTCTCTGCTCAAGTATATCCCTCAAGGCGACTTTTCATGCGTCTG GATGGTGCTGTATTTCCCTGTCTCGGCCTTGGTGACGTTATTTGGAAACATCCTCCAGAATCCCTTGGACCCTAGGGCGCGTTCGGACGCAAAACTGATGAGTGTGGTTGTAACCTTCCTGTCCATGCTTGGTCATGAGGCCGAGACCGGCGGTGTGCACCGCATGCTCGGTATTTGCGCTGAATTCGAGCGCATCGCAAAGGTTGTCATTGACAAAGCCGAGAAAGAGAACTCGTCACGACGCAAGCGTAAGATGCAGGAGCAAGCATCTAGTAGAAAGGCAGCATCGAGCACTACCGCATCCGCGGACCACGCCTCTTCATTCAATCCGAACGCAACCATGACGCCGCGGCCTCCGACAGCAGGCAGTGCAGCCACACCACAGCCGAATTCGGGATCAGTGAAAGATCATCTTTCGCCAGGTGTGCAAAGCACCCGCACCCCACAGAGCGGCCACAGTCCATTCAGTCAGAGTCCATCACCGGGGATGACGCCCAACGGATGGACTGACGGCCCAACTGGCATGGAAGGCATTGACTACGGCAATTGGGCTGATCTTACTGGATTCGGTGCCATCGCCAACATGAATCCTGCCGACTTTGTGATGGATGGGCTGGCGGACCCGTCTGCGGGCGACCCAAGATCGATTTACCAACAGCCGATGTTGCCGCAAGATTTGTTCAGCTTACCAGTAACACTGGACTGGAATTGGGCAGAGATGAGCGGTGGTGAATATCCTAGTGTCGAAAATGGCAACTTTGGCAGCGATGTACCACATCAGCAGTGA